The stretch of DNA TCAGAACCTCCAAGTTAATGAAACCCTTTCCATAGATTGGGAGGCCGATATCCCCCGTGTGATTTGGGATCAGGGCTCCGCGATTAATGATTCGTCCTGTGTAAGCTGCGGCCAGTGTGTCACGATTTGTCCGTGCAACGCACTGATGGAGAAATCCATGCTCGGCGAAGCCGGCTTCATGTCCGGTGTGGGCGAGGAAGTGCTGGAGCCGATGATCGACATCGTTAAGGCTGTTGAGCCTGGCTATAGCGGAGTGTTCGCTATCTCTGAGATCGAAGCTGCAATGCGGGACACTCGTACGCGTAAGACCAAGACGGTCTGCACCTTCTGCGGGGTAGGCTGCTCCTTCGAGGTCTGGACCAAGGGACGCAAGATTCTCAAGGTTCAGCCTTCTCATGATGCACCGGTCAATGCCATCTCTACCTGTGTGAAAGGAAAATTCGGATGGGACTTTGTGAACAGCGACCAGCGCCTGACTACCCCGCTGATCCGTCAGGGAGATGCATTTGTTGAAGCTACCTGGGACGAAGCTCTATCCCTAGTGGCGGAGCGCCTAGGCTCGATCAAGAAAGAGTACGGCTCTGACAAGATCGGCTTCATCTCTTCTTCCAAGATTACCAACGAAGAGAATTATGTCATCCAGAAGCTGGCCCGTCAGGTCTTCGAGACGAACAACATCGATAACTGCTCCCGCTACTGCCAGTCCCCGGCTTCAGACGGATTAATGTCAACCGTCGGCATTGGCGGCGACTCGGGCACGATCAAGGATATCGCATCAGCCGGACTCGTTATTCTGGTTGGCTGCGCCCCAGCCGAAGGACATCCCGTGCTGGCTACCCGCATCAAGCGGGCTCACAAGCTGCACGGCCAGAAGCTGATCGTTGCCGACCTGCGCAAGCATGAGATGGCGGAGCGCTCCGATCTGTTCATTCGTCCAAAGCAGGGAACCGACTTTGTATGGCTGACCGCCGTGACCAAATACATGATCGATCAAGGCTGGCATGATGCAAGCTTCATTACCGATCATGTCAACTTCTTCGCAGAATACGAGAAAGTCTTAGAGAAATACACCCTTGAATTTGCTGAGCAGGAGACTGGTCTCTCCCGCGCGGAGCTGATCTCGATTGCCGAGATGATCCGTGATGCGGACGGAACCGCTATCTGTTGGGGGATGGGCGTTACCCAGAATATCGCCGGCTCTCACACCTCTGCGGCAATCTCTAATCTTCTGCTGGCTACAGGCAACTATATGCGTCCTGGCGCTGGCGCTTATCCGCTCCGCGGACATAACAATGTACAGGGCGCCTGCGATATGGGCACACTGCCGCCATGGCTGCCGGGCTATCAGCATGTATCGGATGATGAAGCGCGCAAGCGGTTTGAGGAAGCCTATGGCACGCTGATTTCTCCCGTGCCGGGCAAAGACAACATCCGCATGCTCGATGATATCGAGCTTGGCGAGATGAAAGCCATGTACCTCGTTGGCGAAGATATGGCTTGGGTTGACTCCAATGCCAACCATGTGCATGAAGTGCTCAGCAAGCTGGATTTCTTCGTCGTTCAGGATGTCTTCCTGTCCACGACTGCGCAATTTGCGGACGTCATTCTTCCTGCGGCGCCTTCGCTCGAGAAAGAAGGAACCTTCTCGAATACAGAACGCCGGGTTCAGCGCCTCTACCAGGTATTCGAACCGCTTGGCGAATCCAAGCCGGACTGGTGGATTACAACCCAAATCGCCAAGCATATGGGCTTCGATTGGGGCTATACCCATCCGTCTGAGATTTTTGCCGAGATGGCGAGCTTGACTCCGTTCTTCTCTGGCTGCAGCTATGACATGCTGGAAGACTGGGGCAGCTTCCTGTGGGGCTCCGCATCCGGTGAAAGCACCCCGCTGCTCTATACGGACGGCTTCTACTTCCCGGATAAGAAGGCCCGCTTCTCGCTGGTGGAGTACGTTCCTCCCGTGGAATATCCAGCCGAGTTCGATCTCGTGCTGAACAACGGGCGCCTGCTGGAGCATTTCCATGAAGGCAACCTGACGAATAAGTCGCAGGGGATTAACCACAAGTTCCCAGACGTATTCGTAGAAGTATCTCCTGAGCTAGCGAAAGAACGAGGTGTCGAAGACGGCTCCCTGGTCCGGCTGGAATCGCCTTATGGTGCGATCAAGCTGCGGGCGCTTGTCACCGACCGGGTGCGCGGACATGAGGTTTATGTGCCCATGCACTCCAACAGTCATGAGAGTGCGGTCAACCTGCTTACCGGATCAGCCGTGGATGTACGGACACACACTCCTGCCTATAAGCAAACCAAAGTGCGCATGCAGATTCTTAACGTGAAGGGCGTTAACCCGCTGCCGCAGACAAATCCTCGCTATAAGAAGCGCAACCCGCAGAACGGGGTTGAAGTTCAGCGGAAGTGGAACCGTCAGGATTTCGTATCGCTGGTAGACTAGATCACGGAAGGAGACAGACCGATGGCAAAACCCATTTCCCTTGTCAAAAAGCGGATGATTACCGAGGAAGAACGCCAGGAACAGACCATTCAGCGTCTAAAACAGCAGCTTGCCGAGAGCAATGAGGCGCTAGAGAAGTCCTTGGTCATTCTGAATGAGCTGCATCAAAGCGGCATTCTTGAAGCAGCCGAATCCATGCTGAAGGCCAAAGCCAAAATTGCAGAAATTGCGCTGGGACAAATCTCGCGTAAAGAGGTTACTAACCTAATCAATAACGGCATGGCTGCAGCCGGGGCTCTCACGAATATTGATCCGGCCCAGACATCGAAGCTGATGAATGGCTTGACTTCAGGCATTCAGGAGGCGAATGCCTCGACCGGAGGCGCCAAGAAGATCGGATTGTTTACGCTCATGAAGTCCCTTAAGGATCCGGATGTGAACCGGGCTCTTGGGTTTGGGCTTAACTTCCTGAAGGGCCTCGGCCGAGGACTTCAGGACAAAGATGAACCGAACGCTTAAGGCTATTTCTTCTATTAATATAAAATGTGCAATCTTTTCTCAGATGCATACATGAAGGGGCATTCTCTTTGCAGGAATACTGCAGAGAGAACGCCCCTTTGTCTATCGTTGTGGCAGCTTCTTTACATCTAACTGGTTATGACTGCAACCTTTTTTTTGCAAAAATATGGTATAAAGCGAACAAAAATTGTATTATATAACCATATCGAAAATCAAGAGTATTTCATAGATGCAGATATAGAAAGGACGCTTCGCCCCATGAGTGCATTACCCCAGTTTGAAGAATCGGACATCATTTGCAAAATGATTACTGACAGCTTTGAAGTGAACATTTTCAAGTCAGATGAACAAGGAAAGCTTCTTTCCAGCACAGTGAAAGACTTGCCTGCCCACCCATTGAAAAAAAACTGGCAGGAGCTTTTGCACCCTTATCTTAGCCAAATAGCCCCATCACCCTATCCGCAGTGGGTATCAACCCCTTATCTCGAAAACTTTCTTATTATTCCGATCGTCCAGTTTGAGTGGAATTTCGGGCATTTAATCATCGGCCCAGTCCTGGAGGCTGTTCTCACAGATCAGGTCGTTGACGGCCTAATGTATGATCATCGGATTCCCCAGGAGCGCAGAAAAGAGCTATTGGAATATTACAGAAATATTCCGATTTATAGCGGCACCAAGCTTCTTCAGATAGGAATACTCCTCTATTACTCCATTTACCGAAAGCAGCTTGATATGAAAGAGTTGATAGAGCATATGGAGAAGGACAACTCCCACGCCATAAAAGTGAAGGACAGGCTAAATAACCATTTGAATAAGAGTTATCAGAACCCGCCACAGCAGCATAACTACTTACTTGAACAGCAGGTGTTACAGTGTATTCGGGAAGGGCGTAAGGATGAGCTGATGCAATTTGCAGAGCTGCACCGACAGCATGAGGGGATCGGCATACTTTCCCAGAAGAGCCACCTGCGGCATCTGAAGAATGTCGGCATTTGTTCTATTACACTTTACACGCGGGCGAGTATTGAGGGCGGGCTTCATCAAGAGGTCGCCTTTCCATTAAGTGATCTGTATATTCAAGAGCTTGAGGAGCTGCATACGGCTGAAGAGATCTATACCCTGCTAGACCATGCCTTATCTGACTTTACAGGCAAAGTTCAGGAGATCAAGGAGCTGCAGTACAGCAAGCCCGTCACGATATGCAGAAGGTATATTTTCAACCATATCTACCAGCCGATTACGCTGGAGCAGCTTGGAGAAGCATCAGGCCTTCATCCCGGTTATTTATCACGTTTGTTCAAACGAGAGGTCGGTATAGGAATCAACCAGTACATAAGACAGGAACGGATTGAGGAAGCCAAGAAGCTGTTAAAATTATCGGATTATCCACTATCCAAAATTTGCTTGATGCTAAACTTTAACGATCAGAGCTATTTCACCAAGACCTTTAAGGCGATGACAGGCGTCACGCCAGGACAATACCGTAACGCCGCGCATAACGAGCCGGCCACTAGCTAAGCTATCTTATCGTCTTCACAGGAGCGGTGAGATAGGCTTGCGCCTCCTCTAAGCTGTCAAAGGACGCTGCCATACTGCCAAACATCTGCTTCATCTGTATTCTTAATGTCACTGAAGGGGCGTAAAATGCCCACTTCGCAATGCCATGCTCTTGGCTGATGGGCCCCAATGATGCCAAGGCTACAGCAACTTGTTGGGGAAATCTACGGCTTAAGCTTAAATCACCCAGCACGATAAACCCGGGCTTGGCCTGCTGAACGGCTTGTTTATAATACTCTATGTAATGAATTACTTCTTCCATGGTGATGCTTCGGATTGCGCAAGTAATCTGGTTGCTCTGTTCATTGTATGTAATCTCAAACATTGTACTTGTCCTCCTGTAACAACTTGATGCTAGATCTTTCTATTTGCGGTCTCTTGTCCTTAGCAGCTGGACCGTTCCATCCGGCAGCCAGCGGGCCTGCCTGCCTGTTCTGTAACTCTTTCTCTGAGGTCTCCAATTCCAGGGATCATTCATAAAAACATCTGTATCTGCCTCCCTCTCCTTGTCTTCGTCTTCCCATTCGAATTCCTTACCTAGGATCATTAATTCTCCCGGAATGAAGGCAGGCTGTAGGTGGCCGCATGAATCCAGAATGGCCCACTGCACACCTGCAATAGGCTTGATGCGCGGGAAGCGCTCCTCTTCCCTGGATATCAGCTGTATGCCTGCGATCCCTCCGCTCTGCGCCAGGCTGTAGCCAGCATACACTCTATACGGAGGCAGGCTGCCCGGCAAGCTGCCGCATAGTCCCCAGGTAAGCAGTGCACGAAGCGAGCGATTCTCTAACTTCATGATAGGAATGCTGAGCTCCGGGGGAATCAAAGTACAGGTGATTGCATGTTCATCAAAATAATGATACAGCCCTTCTGCATCCTTCGCCAGTTCTTCAGACACGATATGAAGGGTTGCCCCTGAGGCCAAATAAGCGGGGTAGCTCCAGCTAGGAATGCCTGTCTCCCACTGCTCAACAATTACCCCACGGTCATCGGGACTCAGTTCAAAATGCTGCCGATGCCAGGAAGCAAGCTGGACCAGCGTACGATGATCATAAACCCTCCTTTTCGCCACCCCCTCTGTATCGAAACTGTACAGCACACAGGCTCTGTCAAAAGCGGCCGGGCTTTTAGCAGGAGCACAAACAGCAGCCGGCTTCTGTAGAGCCTCCGCTGCATGAAGGGTTGGAATCTGAGTCGCCTCTAAGCGGTCATCAGGCTTTAGGAGCAGCAGAAGCTTAGCTCTGCTATTCTTAATCACATGCTGCGCCTGCTTCGCAGTGAATGACAGTGGGATGGGAATATAAGCGGCCCCGGCGGCCAGTATCCCTAACATAAGGGGCAGCAGAAGCAGATGAGGTATAACCTGAAGTGCAACGAGATCACCTCTGCCGATCCCATACCCGGTGATCACTTCTGCTAAGCGTTTTACGGCATGGTCTAACTGAGTGTATGTCAGCTTCTCTGTCCCATGAACGACAGCAGAATGCCCCGGCGTCTGCTCAGCCTGATCATTCAATAAAGTAAGCAGCGTCGCCCCCGGCAGCTCCGGCGGAGATGAGGCACTGAATTTGGTGTCAAGCTGCCGCTTCTCCTCGGAAGTTAACATCTCAACAGCGCTAATCGGCGTCATCGGAGTTTGAAGACCAGCCTCCAGCATATGATCCAAATGGCAGATCAGCCGGTCCACCATAACCCGGTGATAGCGATCGCTTCGGAACAAGGCTTCTACTTGAATTCCACCTTCGGCGAATTTGACATTAAGCAGAAGCTCACATCCTGACTCTTGGACTCTCTCCTTCGTTGACTTCGTTAGTTTGAGTCCTAGGGCAGCCCGAATCGGCAAGTCCTTTCCAAGAGAAGCGGACAAATTAACAAATTCCTGCGGTGCTATAGCTCGCTGGCCTTCCTGATCTATGCTGTCCTTCATCTGCTCGAAGGCAAACCCCAGCGGCCAGTTCAAGCCGAATTGAAGCTCCAGTGGGATCACTTGATCAGGCTGAGTGGTGATGGCTGCCAGCCACACGGCATGGCTTCCGTAGTAACGCTGAAGCACAAGACCCAAAGCCGTGCAGCATGCTGCCAAACGGTGTTCTGCTGACATGGCCAGCAGGCGCTGCCCGCCGAGCGAATAGGCCTTAATTATCGAGCCTTCGGTTATTTCATAGCCTGGATCTGATGATAAAGCTGGCACTGGAAGATCATTTACAAGGCTATCCTGGGTCTCTGTGCTTTGAAGACGGTGCCTCCAATATTCCAAATTATTTAACGGCTTGTCAGCCTCAATTATATTTCCCGGAGACATAGGATCCCCCCATTCTCGCATTGCCGTTCTTCACATTAACATAAAAAAAATAACCCGCCGCCAAGGAGAGTTACAAACATGGTTACGCCCAAGGACTCGGCAGCTGGCTGGCTGATGCAACAATTTTGCATGTAAGCCCCTAAAGCTTTGCGTCACCGCCTTCCGACGGGTTTGCCTTTTATAGATAAATAAATAATAATATTGCCAATTATGTAAATATAAATTGTATATTTTGGACTACCGGACTATTTCAAAAAATGACTATAGTATAATATATCTATGTATTATATTACCATAATGAGCTTACTTTACAATACACTCCCCTGGGATTTTGTATTTTTATGTCGAAAAATATCTTAGGTATAGCAAAAAAAGACCGCATTTCTGCGGTCTATGCCTATATTCATGTTATATGAATCTATGAATTAAAGTTATCCTTCAGATTATTCAACGCCATCCTTGAAATGGCTGCTCCAATGTTTATCGCCTTTATGATTAAGGTCTTCCGCAGTCTTCTCCAAAGTTTGCAGCAGCGCTTCCTTTACTTTGGCCACAGTCTCACGAAATACGGTCACCTCAGAGCCTTTAATCTTCTCTCCGTACAAAGCTTGCGCGGCATTGTATTCCCGATGCTCTTCCACCAGGTTCTCAATCGAAGCAAGTGCGTGTTCAACAAAATGAGTGAGCGTGTGATGCTCCTTCGAAAGAGACTGCTTCAAATCCTGAACTTTTGCTAATGTTGCCATAACAGATCACCTCTATAATAAATTGTAAATTTACAATCTGAAAAATTTCACGAAATTTTCAACAAATTCATTTTAATATGTAATAATTTATATTGCAATTAGAAAATTATTGTTTTATGAAATTTTTTATAAATGAGACCTATTTGCAAATGCAAGCTCAAACGAAGCGTAAAGAGCTGATTCGAGAAGATGAGCGATGGTTTTTGGGAAGTACGCCGAATTTTGTTGAGCGCTTTCATGAGGAAGGGTTGCAGAATTCAGAAGGGTAGTTATGTTTCTTACCAGGGGGATGCTGTACAATATTTCGTGGACACTTGATTTCGATCCAGAGAATGAATATGGCGAAAGCCTTAATTTGAAATTCTGTATCGGTGAATCTGTCATGGAGGCTTATTCGGTAATCAGTCAGCTATTCAGTTGGACTTTTTGTATTCATAGGGCGTTTTCCCCATGACTTCCTTAAATGCTTTTCTAAAGGACTTCACGTTAGGGAACCCGGTCTCATAGGAAATCTCAGTAAGCGATTTGTTCGTTGTATCCAGCAGCTCGATCGCCTTTTCCAGGCAAAGGATCTGCTTGTATTCCATAAATGTCTGGCCAGTGTATTCATGAAACATCCGGGACAAATAAGCCTTGGAATAACCGCATGTGCGAGCTGTTTCAGCCAAGCTAATATTTTCAGTATAGTGCTCTTTTATAAAATCCAAAATATCTTGAATTTTTTGCTGTTTGGCACTGCTGGTAGCGGATGTAATCTCGGCTATCTGGCCAAAATGTTGCACCAACCAATATTTGAGCTCAATGACCCGGCTCTGGGCCAGAATATAGTCATAGGTTCCTGTAGATATTTGCAGGTTATATATTTCCATTAGCAACGCTCTCAGGTTGGAGAGGATCGACTCTTCCAGCTGTCCTTCAGATGTGTTCAACTGAATGATAATCTGTTCGCCGGCAAAAAAGGATTCCGAAAAATGCAGCACAAGCACACGGTTCTCCGTAAGACTTTGAGTCGAGTGAGGGACATTGCTGTTAATGAACAACAAATCCTGATCCGTCAAAGTGGTTACTTTCCCTTCATGCCATACTCGCAGGCTTCCGCTAATACAGTAAATCAGCTCCATATTGCTGTGAAAATGCATCGGAATAACTCTCTCTGTATTGCTGGCTTGAAAAATAAAAAGGTTTATCAGTTTTTTTCGATCTATTTCAATATGTTCATACATCTTTTTCATTTTAACACCCCGTTAACAAGCCATGAACAATGAACCTGCGTGTTTCCTTGAAACTATACCCTGTTTCTTTATCTATTACTATATCTATAGCAAAATGCGTAATCAAGCAACATCGTATTAAAATGAAGGAACAACAAAAAAGAAGGCAGCTTTCTGCATAAGCGGATCACTGCCTTCTCTGAATGGCTTGTACATTCCAAGGAAAGCCTCTATAGTACAAGCACTATCTGATTATGACTGTAAATGCACCGTCATGATTGGCTCCTTAGAACCGCTGGGTTTCTGACTGTTATGTATCTCTACACGTCCACCAGATTCCAGCCCATCCGGAACAATTACTGGGCTAATCACTGACAGGCCCGCTGCCTTGATAGTGTCGATATTGAACTCGAGCAGCAATTGTCCCTCTCTTACCTTGGAACCGGTACTCACATGCGCTGTGAACCCCTCTCCTTTTAGTGACACCGTTTCGATGCCAACATGAATCAGAACCTGGATGCCACTTTTGTGCTCAATAATGACGGCGTGATTGCTTTTATCTATAATATAAGCAATTTTTCCGTCAAATGGAGCGTATACCTTACCTTCCGTAGGTTCTATAGCCACGCCTTCGCCCATATGACCTCCGGCAAACGCGGGATCAGGCACTTGTGTTAGCTCTACCACTCTCCCAGGAATTGGAGCTGTAATCTCCAGTGAATCTAATGCCTTTTTGTTTTTTCCCCATTGGAACATCCGAATCCCCTCCCTAATCTATACTTCTTTGCAATGGATACATGCTAAAGACTACTTCACTGCTGTCAGACTCAAAGCGCATGCTTCGCTCAGTGGTATCCTCCAAGAAATATCGCAAAGAGAACACTTCCTCCCCTTGATTCACAAAAAGCTCTATACTGGAACTTTCCATAAACATTTGCAATTCTGCAAGTGGATGACGGAGCACAACTCTGCGGTGTTCCTTCTGGTTCGTTAACCAGTTGGTTCTCCATACTGTCAGGCTGTTCTGCTCATGATCAAAGTCAACTAGAACGGCGTTTCTGATTACAATTCGGAAGCTTGCCGATTGATTGTTAAACCTCATGACAACTTCCGCTGCCAGGGAAGGCAGGGTCCATTGACCTCTGCTGTGAATTTCTCCATGCACTCCATCTTGTCTTAACAGTTGCAGCTCACGTAACGGTTGCTGATGCAGCACACCATCTTTCAGAACCATTTCTCTGGGAAGGGTTAGTGTATGAACCCAGCCTTCCCGGATCGTTGGAACGGCTTGTTCTGATTCTTCAGTCATAGCGCTCATCCATCCGAACATGATGATTCGATTGTTAATCTTGAATGATTGAGGAGCATAAAAATCAAATCCCCGATCGAGTTCGTTGAATCCGGACAGCTCGCCAAGAAATTGTCCGGTCTCTGAAATGCGGCCCACTATATAACCTGATTGATTCGGATTTCTATATTTGTCGCCTTCCTCCGGCAACCCTTGAGGAGAAAATACAAAGACATCATTTTCCGGAAACCGCATCACATCCGGGCATTCCCACATATACCCAAAGGAATGCTCCTGTTCAAGGAAGGATCCCTCCCACGACCAGTTGATCAAGTCTTCAGACTTGTAGACAAGCGCATCTCCCGTAAGATCTTCCCGCTGTGCGCCTACGATCAGCCACCAGTTCCCCTCACTGTCCTGCCATACTTTCGGATCGCGGACATGTCTCGTGTAGCCGGGAGGATGTTCGAACAACGGACCAAGCTTTCGGAACTGCTCTCCATCTTCAGAAACCGCCGCGCATTGATAGCTTTCTCTGCTTCCATCGTCCCGGATCACATTGCCAGTATAGAACAGGTACAGCTTCCCGTCATGAACGATGCTCCCGCCGGAATAGATACCGTCTTTGTCGTACGGTTCCGAAGGTACCAGCGCAGCTTTTTTCCTCCGCCAGTTTACCAGATCACTCGACACAACATGCCCCCAGCTTTTGTTTTTGTGTTCTGTGCCATAGGGATTCCATTGATAGAATACATGATATTGGTCTTGAAAGTAGGCCAGCCCATTTGGGTCATTCAGCAGACCCTGCGGCGGAGTAATATGATACTTCAGCTGATAAGCTTCACTTTTGCTCATGATCATGATTGTTCCTCCGACCGTAAGGAGAAGCTGAAATGAAGCGGAGTTTCCTGTGAACTTGTGCCAATATAAACTTCAAAGTCACCCAGCTCGCTCTGGTATTTCATACTGCTTCCATAGAATCTGAGCATATCTTCACGAATGGAAAATTGTACTGTTCCCGTTTCGCCGCTCCGCAAGAAGATCTGCCGGAAATCGGTCAACACCTTTACCGGCCTCGTCACGCTCGCAAACCGATCGCGGATGTACAGCTGGATCGTTTCTTTTCCGTCGAACCTTCCTGTATTAGACACGGATACTTCGATATCCACAGACTCATCCGGGCCGATTTCCTTCCGACTGACGGAAAGCAAGCTGCAATCGAATGTAGTGTAAGACTTTCCATACCCGAACGGGTACAGCGGTTCGTTTGCTTCATCTATATACCTGGATGCAAACCGGTAAGCGCCGTTTTCCGGCAAGTTTGGCCGTCCAGAATTGAGCTCATTGTAATAGACCGGAATTTGTCCAACACTGCGCGGAAAGGTCATTGCCAGCTTACCGGACGGATTAACCGTACCGTAAAGGATATTCGCCAGCGCTTCCCCGCCCATCGTTCCCGGATACCAGGCCTGAATGAGGGCGTCGGCTTGTTTCGCAACCTCTGTAAGAATTAAAGGACGTCCGCTATATACGATCACAACAAGCTTTTTACCCAATTGGCTCAATTCATGGAGCAGCTTCGCTTGCGTCTCCGGCAGTGTTGGATTCGTGCGTGAACCGCCCTCACCGCTCTGATAGATGCTTTCTCCCAAGGCCAGAACCACAACATCCGATTCGTTAGCATGACGGATTGCTTCCTGTAACAGAATGTCCTCATTGACCGTTTCAACAGGCAGCTTGTCCACATACTTCCCGAGGGGTTCCCGCGCATGATCAGGCAGCAGGTGCGCGCCTCTGCATACAGACATTTGGTCTGAATCTATATGCTTTAACAGCCCCTCTTTCAAAGTTACCGTGTCCGCTTCGTCTCCCTTGATTGCCCACATACCGAGTGTGGAGTGTTCCTCTGCGTATGGACCAATCAAAGAGATCTTGGTTTTCTTCGATAACGGCAGCAGATCCTGTTCATTCTTCAGCAGAACGATGGACTGCTCTGCCAGGGACCGTGCAGCCGTCTTATGCTCATCTGACAAAATGCGGGTTCCCTGCTGAAGAGTAGCTTTTAAACCGCGGAACGGATCTTCAAACAATCCCAGATCGTTCTTCAGCTTTAGAACTCGGTACACGGCGTCATTCAGGAGCTGTTCCAAGTGCTCGTTACCAGATATCACGCTTTCCAGTTGGTTGGCATACACAGCTGTCTTCATATCAATGTCAACACCTGCCATCAAGGCCAGCTTAGCGGCAGTCGCTGCGTCTTCTGCGTAACCATGCATGATTAATTCTTCAACAGCAGCGTAATCAGAGATCAAAACCCCATCAAATTTCATCTCCTGTCTGAGGAGATCCCGATTCAGCCATTCGTTACCTGTAGCGGGAATGCCATTCAGCGTATTAAAAGCCGTCATAACAAGCTTGGCCCCAGCATCAATTGCAGCTTGATAACCCGGTAAATAATATTCACGCAGCATATGCTCCGACATGTCCACGGCGTTATATTCCCGTCCGGCTACAGGCGCTCCGTAGGCGGCAAAGTGCTTGACACAAGCAGCGATTTTATCTTGGGGAACGCTTCCCGGCTGCTTGCCCTGGAGCCCATGTACTGTGCTTTCCGCATATTTCTTGGCCAGCAGTGTATCCTCTCCGGGGGATTCCATCACCCGGCCCCAGCGGGGATCTCTAACGATATCCACCATAGGGGAGAAGGTAACATGTATGCCTTCGTCATAACATTCACGGGCCGAAATTGAAGCCGCCTGCTCAATCTCTTTAAAGTTCCAGCTACATGCCTGTGCAAGCGGGATCGGGAAGATCGTTCGGTACCCGTAGATGATGTCCGCCATGAACAGCAGTGGTACTTTATGATTGGATTGTTCCAGATAATCCGTTTGCAGCCGGATAATTCTCTTTGGATCCGTCACGTTGAGGATGGAACCCGTGTTATACACATTATAATCAGAATGAAGTCCAAGTTTTTTCAGCGGTCCCGTGACCACCGTATCCAGATCTTTTTCAAAAAAATCACCGGTCAACTGAACCAGCTGACCAATTTTTTCTTCAACAGTAAGGCTGTCCAACTTCTCAAGCAGCAAATTGATATGCATGGTTCTCTCCACCTGTTATTTATTATTTATTTAGAATTAGCAGCTTTTTCTTTGAAACCAAACAACCAGGTGAGCGCGAATGCTACCCCAAATCCGATAGCGCAGACTGCAATGTATGGAATAATCTGCGAGTTCAGATACAGCAGCATACCCGGAATGACTGTAATCGACATACCTGTTGCCTGAACATCAAAAATCCGAGCAATGAATCCGGCGATCGCACCACCGATCAAGGCCATTAGAAACGGCTTGCCGTAACGAATATTTACGCCGAAAACGGCCGGTTCCGTAATACCGAGCAGCGCAGACAGAGAAGAAGGATAGGCAATGGACTTGGTTTTAAGACTTTTAGCCTTCAGACCTACAGCCAGTGCAGCTCCTGCTTGTGCAGCGATTGAACCGGAACTGATCGCATTGACCATATTCCATCCGGTATCACTCAGCATTTGAATTTCAATTAAGTTCAAGGCATGATGCAGCCCAGTTACAACAATAATTTGGTTAATACCTCCATAGATGAATCCGCCAATTCCGAACGGCAGCTTCAGAATCCATGTGACTGCTTCCAAGATTAGAACCTCAACCTCATGGAACACAGGGCCGATTACGAATAGTCCAAGCACTAAGGAGACCAGCAAAGTCAGGAACGGCGTCAAAATTAGATCGAGCGCAGCGGGAACGATTTTCCGAATCCTTTTCTCCAGCAAGGC from Paenibacillus sp. CAA11 encodes:
- the bglX gene encoding beta-glucosidase BglX is translated as MHINLLLEKLDSLTVEEKIGQLVQLTGDFFEKDLDTVVTGPLKKLGLHSDYNVYNTGSILNVTDPKRIIRLQTDYLEQSNHKVPLLFMADIIYGYRTIFPIPLAQACSWNFKEIEQAASISARECYDEGIHVTFSPMVDIVRDPRWGRVMESPGEDTLLAKKYAESTVHGLQGKQPGSVPQDKIAACVKHFAAYGAPVAGREYNAVDMSEHMLREYYLPGYQAAIDAGAKLVMTAFNTLNGIPATGNEWLNRDLLRQEMKFDGVLISDYAAVEELIMHGYAEDAATAAKLALMAGVDIDMKTAVYANQLESVISGNEHLEQLLNDAVYRVLKLKNDLGLFEDPFRGLKATLQQGTRILSDEHKTAARSLAEQSIVLLKNEQDLLPLSKKTKISLIGPYAEEHSTLGMWAIKGDEADTVTLKEGLLKHIDSDQMSVCRGAHLLPDHAREPLGKYVDKLPVETVNEDILLQEAIRHANESDVVVLALGESIYQSGEGGSRTNPTLPETQAKLLHELSQLGKKLVVIVYSGRPLILTEVAKQADALIQAWYPGTMGGEALANILYGTVNPSGKLAMTFPRSVGQIPVYYNELNSGRPNLPENGAYRFASRYIDEANEPLYPFGYGKSYTTFDCSLLSVSRKEIGPDESVDIEVSVSNTGRFDGKETIQLYIRDRFASVTRPVKVLTDFRQIFLRSGETGTVQFSIREDMLRFYGSSMKYQSELGDFEVYIGTSSQETPLHFSFSLRSEEQS